Genomic window (Pseudomonas hydrolytica):
CCAGCTCGTAGCTGTCAACGCCCCAGTTGTGGGTCAGCTCGATCACGCTGTTGTGCGCCTCGTCGCCATAGCCGACGAATGCGAGGGTGAACTGACCGTCCGGGTAGTCCTTGCGGCGCAGCAGGGTCATGCCCAGCACCTCGGTGTAGAAGGCGATGGACTTGTCCAGATCGCCAACGCGCAGCATGGTATGCAGCAGTCTCATCAGTTTTTCCTCTTCTAAAAGCAGAACCCCGGCTTGTGGCCGGGGTTCGTCTCACAAGGCGCTCAGCTTATCAGATCAGCTTGCGGCCCTTGCCGGCAGCGATGCGCATGCGCAGGGCGTTGAGCTTGATGAAGCCCGCCGCGTCCTGCTGGTTGTAGGCGCCGCCGTCTTCCTCGAAGGTGGCGATGTTGGCGTCGAACAGCGAATCGTCGGACTTGCGCCCGGTGACGATGACGTTGCCCTTGTACAGCTTCAGGCGCACCACACCGTTCACGTTGGCCTGGGAGGCGTCGATCATCTGCTGCAGCATCAGACGCTCCGGGCTCCACCAGAAACCGTTGTAGATCAGGCTGGCGTACTTGGGCATCAGCTCGTCTTTCAGGTGGGCCACTTCGCGGTCGAGGGTGATCGACTCGATGGCGCGGTGGGCCTTGAGCATGATGGTGCCGCCGGGGGTCTCGTAGCAGCCGCGCGACTTCATGCCGACGTAGCGGTTCTCGACGATGTCCAGGCGACCGATGCCGTTCTCACCGCCGATGCGGTTCAGCTCGGCCAGCACCTGGGCCGGGGTCATCGCCTTGCCGTCAATGGCGACGATGTCACCGGCCTGGTAGGTCAGCTCGATGTAGGTCGGGGTGTCCGGCGCCGCTTCCGGCGACTTGGTCCAACGCCACATGTCTTCTTCGTGCTCGGTCCAGGTGTCTTCCAGCACACCGCCCTCGTAGGATATGTGCAGCAGGTTGGCGTCCATGGAGTACGGCGACTTCTTCTTGCCGTGGCGCTCGATCGGGATGGCGTGCTTCTCGGCGTAGTCCATCAGCTTCTCGCGCGACAGCAGGTCCCACTCGCGCCAGGGGGCGATGACCTTGACGCCCGGCTTCAGGGCATAGGCGCCCAGCTCGAAACGCACCTGGTCGTTGCCCTTGCCGGTGGCGCCGTGGGAGATGGCGTCAGCGCCGGTCTCGTTGGCGATCTCGATCAGGCGCTTGGCGATCAGCGGACGGGCGATGGAGGTACCCAGCAGGTACTCGCCTTCGTAGATGGTGTTGGCGCGGAACATCGGGTAGACGAAATCGCGGACGAACTCTTCGCGCAGGTCGTCGATGTAGATTTCCTTGACGCCCAGGGCCTGAGCCTTGGCGCGGGCCGGCTCGACCTCCTCGCCCTGGCCGAGATCGGCGGTGAAGGTCACCACTTCGCAGTTATAGGTATCTTGCAGCCACTTGAGGATCACCGAGGTGTCCAGGCCACCGGAATAGGCCAGAACTACCTTTTTGACGTCCGCCATGCCATCACTCCACGGGTTGTACGGTAAAACCGGTGATTCTACTGACCCCGCGGGCCAATTTACAGTGGCGCGACAGCTTGTGACGATGAAGCGACCAAAGCTGCGCTCCGAAGGGTCAGGACGGCGTGCTGCCAGCCGGGTCGGCCGGCGCGGTCGGGGCAGGGTCTGCGGGAGCGCTGGGCGGCGCGACTTCGGCCGGCGCCGCGCGGTCCAGACGCAGGGTGGCACGGCGGTTCTTGGCGCGGTTGGCCTCGTTGTTGTTGGGCACCAGCGGGTAGCGCTCGCCATGAAAACGGACGGTAATCTGCTCCGTCGGCACACCGCCGGCCACCAGATACTCCTGCACGGCCAATGCGCGGCGGCGGGACAGGTCGCGATTGGTCAGGCGATTGCCGCTGTTGTCGGCGTGACCGTCGATCTGGAAGCTGTTGATGCTGGGGTCGGCCTTGACGAAGTCCAGAATGATGTCGAGCTTGGCCTTGGCCATGGCATCCAGTTCGATCCCGCCGCCGGGAAAGCCGATCTGCGCCTGGCGAATCTGCTCGAAGTTGACCGGCAGCAGCTTGGCGGTGCACGCCTGGTATTCCTCGTAGGCCTTGTGGAACTTCACCGGCAGCAGGCGCACCTCGAGGTTGTCGCCGCCATTGAGGGTGCGGTGACGCACCAGCGGGCTACGCCCTTCCAGCAGACCGGTGAGCAGCCGCGCACCCTGCTCCTGCGAGCTATTGAACGGCACCTCGCCGTTGCCAACACTGACCACGCCGAGATTGATGTCACCACGCCCCGGTTGCCAGGGCGCCGCTGCCGCCAGCAAGGTCGCCGAGCCGGCGCCCATCCAGCGCTCGCGCGCCTTGAGACGGAAGGTCACCTGCTCACCGGCACGGCGCACGAACTCGCCGCTGCCGAAGTTGCTGATCGACTGACTGAGGCGGCACTCGAACTGATCGCCCTCTACCTTCCATTCCACCTGCTCGATCCGCGTCTGGAAACTGATGGCGTGCGCCGACAGGCACAGAGGCATGCTCGCCAGCAGGCTGATGAGAAGAGATTGGGGCGCACGCACGGTCGGCTCCAGGAAAACGTCGTTCGCTTTGCTATCGGTACGAGCGCGGAAAACTGTAGGGGCGAATTCGTTCGGGAAAGCGCAGAACTCAGCGCAGCGCCAAGGCGAACAAATTGCCTGGCGCACCCTCACAGCGCATTTTCCGACGGTTTCCGGTAGCATTCCGCTCACGTTTTACCCGCCTGGAAACCCCCATGTCCGACCGCCTGACTCTCCTGCGTCCCGATGACTGGCACATTCACCTGCGCGATGGTGCGGTGCTGCCACACACCGTCGGCGATGCCGCGCGCACTTTCGGCCGCGCCATCATCATGCCCAACCTGGTTCCGCCGGTACGCAATGCCGCCGAGGCCGACGCCTATCGCCAGCGCATTCTCGCTGCGCGCCCGGCCGGCAGCCGCTTCGAGCCGCTGATGGTGCTCTACCTCACCGACAACACCAGCCCCGAGGACGTCCGCGCGGCCAAGGCCAGCGGCTTCGTGCATGCGGCCAAGCTCTATCCGGCCGGTGCCACCACCAACTCCGACTCGGGCGTCACCAGCATCGACAAGATCTTCCCGGCGCTGGAAGCCATGGCCGAAGTCGGCATGCTGCTGCTGGTGCATGGCGAGGTGACCCGCGCCGAGATCGACGTGTTCGACCGCGAAAAGGCCTTCATCGACGAGCATCTGACCCGCGTGGTCGAGCGCTTCCCCACGCTGAAAGTGGTGTTCGAGCACATCACCACCCGTGACGCGGTGCAGTTCGTCGAGGCGGCCTCGGCCAACGTCGGCGCCACCATCACCGCGCACCACCTGCTGTACAACCGCAACCACATGCTAGTTGGCGGTATTCGCCCGCACTTCTACTGCCTGCCGATCCTCAAGCGCAACGTGCACCAGGAAGCCCTGCTCGACGCGGCCACCAGCGGCAACGTCAAGTTCTTCCTCGGCACCGACTCGGCTCCGCACGCCAAGCACGCCAAGGAAGCCGCCTGCGGCTGCGCCGGCTGCTACACCGCCTTCGCCGCCATCGAGCTGTACGCCGAGGCGTTCGAACAGCGCAAGGCGCTGGACAAGCTGGAAGCCTTTGCCAGCTTCCACGGCCCGGACTTCTACGGCCTGCCGCGCAACAGCGACAGCATCACCCTGGCGCGTGAGGAATGGACCGTGCCGGCCAGCCTGCCGCTGGGCGACAACAGCGTGGTACCGCTGCGTGCCGGCGAAACCCTGCGCTGGAAGCTGCTGGAGGGCCAGGCGTGAGCGAAGACAGCTACGACGACGAGCTCGAACCCAGCCTGCCTGCCGGCCCGCGCACCCCGATGGCCGCGCGCTTTCGCGGCTACCTGCCGGTGGTAGTGGACGTCGAGACCGGTGGCTTCAATTGCGCCACCGACGCCCTGCTGGAAATCGCCGCGACCACCATCGCCATGGACGAGGGCGGCTTTCTCTATCCGGATCACACGCACTTCTTCCGCATCGAGCCCTTCGAGGGCGCCAATATCGAGGCGGCAGCGCTGGAGTTCACCGGCATCAAGCTCGATCACCCGCTGCGCATGGCGGTGAGCGAGGAGCATGCCCTGGGCGAGATCTTCAAGGGCCTGCGCAAGTCGATCAAATCGGCCGGCTGCAAGCGCGCCATCCTGGTGGGCCACAACAGCAGCTTCGATCTGGGCTTTCTCAACGCCGCGGTGGCGCGTTGCGGAATCAAGCGCAACCCCTTCCATCCCTTCTCCAGTTTCGATACCGCCACCCTGGCCGGCCTCGCCTACGGCCAGACCGTGCTTGCCAAGGCCTGCCAGGCCGCCGGCATCGAGTTCGATGGCAAGGAGGCGCACTCGGCGCGCTACGACACCGAAAAGACGGCCGAGCTGTTCTGCGGCATCGTCAACCGCTGGAAGGAAATGGGCGGCTGGGACGAGTTCGATCAGTAGGGGCAACCCGCTCATGAAAAAACCGGCGCACGCCGGTTTTTTCATATCAGGCCTGGGGCCTGCACCGTTCGTCAGGAGATGCGAGCATTCGCAATCGATCTTTGACAAGCATTCTCATTAACATTAGTATCCGACCCATCGAACAGAACTACCAAGACGAGCCTTGCTTATGTACGTCTGCCTCTGTGAAGGTGTCACCGATACGCAAATCCGCGACGCGGTCTATGAAGGCTGCTGCAGCTACCGTGAAGTCCGCGGCACCCTGGGCATCGCCAGCCAGTGCGGCAAGTGCGCCTGCCTGGCCAAGCAGGTGGTACGCGAGACCATCGCCGAAGTGCAGAGCAGCCAGGCCAGCCTGGCCTACCCCGCCGGTTTCGCGGCCGCCTGATAGATGAATGAAACAAAAAACCGGATCGAATGATCCGGTTTTTTTTCGCCCGAACGTTGGTCGCGCGCGAAGGCTACAGGCCGTCGCGCTCCACATGGTCGAGGTTCACCGCCTCGCCCGGCTTGGCGTGCAGCTTGGCGCGGATGTCCTCGAAGATCGCGTCATACTCCTTGTGCGCACGCATGATCGGGCTGTTGTTGGGGTGCAGACCATGCTTGGCCACCAGCCGGGATATCACGCTGGCGAAGTTGAAGGCTGTATCGCGGTGCATCTCGAAGACTTCCTCGAAGGCCTTGCCGTCGATCTCGCCCACCAGGCGCCCATGCAGCATGGGACCCTCCGGGGAGTCCTTGCGGACCTCGTAGTAGAAATCGATGCTGTACGCCGGCTGCCCGCCCAGGCCAGGCGGATTGCTGCGGTGCAGATGGCCAGGTTCGAACATGGTCCCCTCCTTTGAAACTGCGCGTCTGGAACTCCCTGACGGGAGCGTTCGCAGAGTCTAGACCGATCGCCGCTGCGCTGCTGCGCCCTCGTTCAGTGCAGCGTCCCGTCCCCTGCCCTTTCCTGCACCAGCACCCAGGGCGCCACCACCACGGCCCAGAGCTGCGGATCGCGCGTCAGCAGATCTTCGGCACGCGCATCCTCGAGGCGGCCCACCAGCCCCTCGCTCATCCACTGCGCGACACGTGCCTGATCGTTCTCGGCCACGGCCTGCGCGACCGCGACCAGATCCTGATTGCCCTCGACCCAGAGCAACGCGCCACGGGCGAAGAAAGGCTGCAATTCCTGCCAGCGAATCGGCGCGGTTTCGCCAAGCAGCTTGGCATAGAGGGTGCTAGATTGATCCGTCATGGTGTGGCCTGTGTCGATGGCGTGAATGAGGGCGCGCAATGATAGCGTCAGCAGCCCCTCTGGCAACCGCACGACGCTCGCCAACCGACTGAAGCCACGCCGTTTTTCTATACATTCCTTGCAATTACGCGACACCCCCGTGTTTCGCCTCCAGCTACCGGCTTTTCAAGGCGCAAATTCGCGCTCTAAACTGCTCCGGTACAGTTGCCGGAGGCTTTACCGGGATAATGGACCCGGTTCTGCAGCTTCGGCCGCAAGAACTACAACAACGATAAACACAAGAGTGGAGCACTCATGAACAAGGCTACTAAGCAGATTTCCAAGCTGTTCGCGGCAATGGCACTGGCGGGGGCGGCCAGCTATTCGATGGCGGCCGACAACATCAAGATCGGCCTGGCCGGTCCGGTGACCGGTGCCGTCGCTCAGTACGGTGAGATGCAATTCATCGGCGCCAAGATGGCCATCGAGCAGATCAACAAGGCTGGCGGCGTGAACGGCGCCCAGCTCGAAGGCGTGGTCTATGACGACGCTTGCGATCCGAAGCAGGCCGTGGCCGTTGCCAACAAGATCGTCAACGACGGCGTCAAGTTCGTGGTTGGCCACCTGTGCTCCAGCTCCACTCAACCGGCTTCCGACATCTACGAAGATGAAGGCATCCTGATGATCACCGCGGCTTCCACCAGCCCGGACATCACCGCTCGTGGCTACGAGCTGGTGTTCCGCACCATCGGTCTGGACAGCCTGCAGGGCCCGACCGCCGGTAACTTCATCGCCGACCACGTCAAGCCGAAGAACGTTGCCGTCATCCACGACAAGCAGCAGTACGGCGAAGGCATCGCCACCGCGGTCAAGCAGACCCTGGAAGGCAAAGGCGTGAAGGTTTCCCTGTTCGAAGGCATCAACGCCGGCGACAAGGACTTCTCCGCTCTGATCGCCAAGCTGAATCAGGCTGGCGTCGACTTCGTCTACTACGGCGGCTACCACCCGGAACTGGGCCTGCTGCTGCGCCAGACCAAGGAGCGTGGCCTGAACGTCAAGTTCATGGGTCCGGAAGGCGTGGGTAACAAGGAAATCTCCGCCATCGCAGGTCCCGCCTCCGAAGGTCTGCTGGTGACCCTGCCGAAGTCCTTCGACCAGGATCCGAAGAACCAGGCGCTGGTCGAGGCCTTCAAGGCCAAGAACGAAGACCCGAGCGGTCCGTTCGTGTTCCCAGCCTACGCTGCCGTTCAGGTCATCGCTGAAGGCATCGAGAAAGCCGGCGATACCGACACCGCCAAAGTGGCCGCAGCCCTGCGCGCCAACAGCTTCGACACCCCCACCGGCACCCTGGCCTTCGACGAGAAGGGCGATCTGAAGGACTTCAGCTTCGTGGTGTACGAGTGGCACCAGGACGGCACCAAGTCCGAAGCCAAGTAAGCTTCCTGTCTGAGCCAAAGCCCACTGCCTCCAGCAGTGGGCTTTGTTTATTAGAAGAATTCCGGCCTCGCGCTGCGCCACAAGCGCCGCTTTACGCAAGCGCCCAGGAGTTAGGCAATGCCTGATCTTTATCACTACCTGCAACAGCTGCTCAATGGGCTGACCATTGGCAGCACCTATGCCCTGATCGCCATCGGCTACACCATGGTCTACGGCATCATCGGCATGATCAACTTCGCCCATGGCGAGGTTTACATGATTGGCTCGTACGTAGCCTTCACCGTGATCGCCGGCCTCGCCATGTTCGGCCTGGAAGCCGTGCCCTTCGTGATGATCGCGGCGTTCGCCGCCACCATGATCGTCACCAGTGCCTACGGTTACAGCATCGAACGGGTGGCCTACCGCCCACTGCGCGGCGGCAACCGTCTCATCCCGCTGATCTCCGCGATCGGCATGTCGATCTTCCTGCAAAACGCCGTGTTGCTTTCACAGGACTCCAAGGACAAGGCCATCCCCAGCCTGCTGCCTGGCAATTTCATCCTCGGTGAAAGCGCCGCCAACGGCGTGGTGGTGTCCTACATGCAGGTGCTGATCTTCATCGTGACCTTCGTCGCCATGATCGGTCTGACCCTGTTCATCTCCCGTTCGCGCCTGGGCCGCGCCTGCCGCGCCTGCGCCGAAGACCTGAAGATGGCCAACCTGCTCGGCATCAACACCAACAACATCATTGCCCTGACCTTCGTCATCGGCGCGGCGCTGGCCGCCATCGCCTCGGTGCTGCTGGGCATGAACTACGGCGTGATCAACCCGCACCTGGGCTTCCTCGCCGGCATCAAGGCCTTCACCGCCGCGGTACTCGGCGGTATCGGCAGCATTCCGGGCGCGGTGCTCGGCGGCTTGCTGCTGGGTGTGGCCGAAGCCTTCGGCGCCGATATCTTCGGCGATCAATACAAGGACGTGGTGGC
Coding sequences:
- a CDS encoding bacterioferritin-associated ferredoxin, producing the protein MYVCLCEGVTDTQIRDAVYEGCCSYREVRGTLGIASQCGKCACLAKQVVRETIAEVQSSQASLAYPAGFAAA
- the livH gene encoding high-affinity branched-chain amino acid ABC transporter permease LivH; the protein is MPDLYHYLQQLLNGLTIGSTYALIAIGYTMVYGIIGMINFAHGEVYMIGSYVAFTVIAGLAMFGLEAVPFVMIAAFAATMIVTSAYGYSIERVAYRPLRGGNRLIPLISAIGMSIFLQNAVLLSQDSKDKAIPSLLPGNFILGESAANGVVVSYMQVLIFIVTFVAMIGLTLFISRSRLGRACRACAEDLKMANLLGINTNNIIALTFVIGAALAAIASVLLGMNYGVINPHLGFLAGIKAFTAAVLGGIGSIPGAVLGGLLLGVAEAFGADIFGDQYKDVVAFSLLVLVLLFRPTGILGRPEVEKV
- a CDS encoding branched-chain amino acid ABC transporter substrate-binding protein: MNKATKQISKLFAAMALAGAASYSMAADNIKIGLAGPVTGAVAQYGEMQFIGAKMAIEQINKAGGVNGAQLEGVVYDDACDPKQAVAVANKIVNDGVKFVVGHLCSSSTQPASDIYEDEGILMITAASTSPDITARGYELVFRTIGLDSLQGPTAGNFIADHVKPKNVAVIHDKQQYGEGIATAVKQTLEGKGVKVSLFEGINAGDKDFSALIAKLNQAGVDFVYYGGYHPELGLLLRQTKERGLNVKFMGPEGVGNKEISAIAGPASEGLLVTLPKSFDQDPKNQALVEAFKAKNEDPSGPFVFPAYAAVQVIAEGIEKAGDTDTAKVAAALRANSFDTPTGTLAFDEKGDLKDFSFVVYEWHQDGTKSEAK
- a CDS encoding argininosuccinate synthase, producing MADVKKVVLAYSGGLDTSVILKWLQDTYNCEVVTFTADLGQGEEVEPARAKAQALGVKEIYIDDLREEFVRDFVYPMFRANTIYEGEYLLGTSIARPLIAKRLIEIANETGADAISHGATGKGNDQVRFELGAYALKPGVKVIAPWREWDLLSREKLMDYAEKHAIPIERHGKKKSPYSMDANLLHISYEGGVLEDTWTEHEEDMWRWTKSPEAAPDTPTYIELTYQAGDIVAIDGKAMTPAQVLAELNRIGGENGIGRLDIVENRYVGMKSRGCYETPGGTIMLKAHRAIESITLDREVAHLKDELMPKYASLIYNGFWWSPERLMLQQMIDASQANVNGVVRLKLYKGNVIVTGRKSDDSLFDANIATFEEDGGAYNQQDAAGFIKLNALRMRIAAGKGRKLI
- the pyrC gene encoding dihydroorotase: MSDRLTLLRPDDWHIHLRDGAVLPHTVGDAARTFGRAIIMPNLVPPVRNAAEADAYRQRILAARPAGSRFEPLMVLYLTDNTSPEDVRAAKASGFVHAAKLYPAGATTNSDSGVTSIDKIFPALEAMAEVGMLLLVHGEVTRAEIDVFDREKAFIDEHLTRVVERFPTLKVVFEHITTRDAVQFVEAASANVGATITAHHLLYNRNHMLVGGIRPHFYCLPILKRNVHQEALLDAATSGNVKFFLGTDSAPHAKHAKEAACGCAGCYTAFAAIELYAEAFEQRKALDKLEAFASFHGPDFYGLPRNSDSITLAREEWTVPASLPLGDNSVVPLRAGETLRWKLLEGQA
- a CDS encoding DUF2288 domain-containing protein, coding for MTDQSSTLYAKLLGETAPIRWQELQPFFARGALLWVEGNQDLVAVAQAVAENDQARVAQWMSEGLVGRLEDARAEDLLTRDPQLWAVVVAPWVLVQERAGDGTLH
- the rnt gene encoding ribonuclease T, which encodes MSEDSYDDELEPSLPAGPRTPMAARFRGYLPVVVDVETGGFNCATDALLEIAATTIAMDEGGFLYPDHTHFFRIEPFEGANIEAAALEFTGIKLDHPLRMAVSEEHALGEIFKGLRKSIKSAGCKRAILVGHNSSFDLGFLNAAVARCGIKRNPFHPFSSFDTATLAGLAYGQTVLAKACQAAGIEFDGKEAHSARYDTEKTAELFCGIVNRWKEMGGWDEFDQ
- a CDS encoding DUF5064 family protein produces the protein MFEPGHLHRSNPPGLGGQPAYSIDFYYEVRKDSPEGPMLHGRLVGEIDGKAFEEVFEMHRDTAFNFASVISRLVAKHGLHPNNSPIMRAHKEYDAIFEDIRAKLHAKPGEAVNLDHVERDGL
- a CDS encoding flagellar protein MotY, with the protein product MRAPQSLLISLLASMPLCLSAHAISFQTRIEQVEWKVEGDQFECRLSQSISNFGSGEFVRRAGEQVTFRLKARERWMGAGSATLLAAAAPWQPGRGDINLGVVSVGNGEVPFNSSQEQGARLLTGLLEGRSPLVRHRTLNGGDNLEVRLLPVKFHKAYEEYQACTAKLLPVNFEQIRQAQIGFPGGGIELDAMAKAKLDIILDFVKADPSINSFQIDGHADNSGNRLTNRDLSRRRALAVQEYLVAGGVPTEQITVRFHGERYPLVPNNNEANRAKNRRATLRLDRAAPAEVAPPSAPADPAPTAPADPAGSTPS
- the gloA gene encoding lactoylglutathione lyase, with protein sequence MRLLHTMLRVGDLDKSIAFYTEVLGMTLLRRKDYPDGQFTLAFVGYGDEAHNSVIELTHNWGVDSYELGTGYGHIALEVEDVYKACEDIRSRGGKITREPGPMKHGNSILAFVEDPDGYKIELLSPKRND